Proteins from a genomic interval of Benincasa hispida cultivar B227 chromosome 7, ASM972705v1, whole genome shotgun sequence:
- the LOC120080944 gene encoding uncharacterized protein LOC120080944, with the protein MEESDIFKITKYCRSHTCSIEILNHDHRQATAKVIGQLNKNKFTGIEHIYKPCYIVEDMMKDYGVNISYDKAWHAREARYDLTRVSENPIIYVSDQMVSISNAIHGLYTWHIEHNLITNFKDSTVVRIFRDAARAFRMIQFQKKWDELLSFLDGIVTKYLEDISLQTWAWVYQIEQRYDNMMSNNAKCFSLLTKEYRLLLIVFLIEHVRGILQLWFYERRNYWASRTTLHSNYCEIRLASEVDKGRRYRVKPINCYQVHVRDNQLDGIMNLHMKGCTFKEFDSLGIPCSHAIFATKERNIPIQSLRSRFYTVDSLMTAYAKPINPLWQIYEWNRAPEYVEKTILPPKFVAQIGQ; encoded by the exons ATGGAAGAgtctgatatattcaagatAACAAAGTATTGCAGGTCACACACATGTTCCATCGAAATTCTGAATCacgaccatagacaagcaactgCTAAGGTTATTGGTCAGttgaataaaaataagtttacaGGAATAGAACATATTTATAAACCTTGTTATATCGTTGAGGATATGATGAAAGATTATggcgtgaacataagttatgataaagcgtGGCATGCAAGGGAAGCCAGATATGATCTCACTAGAG TATCGGAGAACCCGATAATCTATGTGTCTGATCAGATGGTATCTATCAGCAATGCTATTCATGGATTGTACACGTGGCACATAGAACATAAtcttattacaaactttaaggatagTACGGTTGTTAGGATATTTAGAGATGCGGCAAGGGCATTTCGCATGATACAGTTCCAGAAAAAATGGGACGAACTCCTTAGTTTTTTAGACGGTATTGTCACGAAATATCTAGAAGACATCAGTCTTCAAACATGGGCATGGGTTTACCAAATAGAACAAAGATATGACAACATGATGTCCAACAATGCAAAGTGTTTTAGTTTGTTAACTAAAGAATATCGGCTATTGCTCATAGTATTcttgattgaacatgttagaggaatACTCCAATTGTGGTTCTACGAACGAAGGAATTACTGGGCATCTCGAACGACATTGCACTCTAACTACTGTGAAATCCGATTAGCAAGTGAGGTTGATAAGGGCAGACGATATCGGGTTAAGCCTATTAATTGTTATCAGGTCCATGTGCGAGATAATCAATTGGACGGTATTATGAATCTTCACATGAAGGGATGCACGTTTAAGGAATTCGACTCACTTGGTATCCCGTGTTCGCATGCAATTTTTGCCACCAAGGAACGAAACATACCTATTCAGAGTCTTCGCAGTCGATTTTATACAGTGGATTCTCTAATGACTGCGTATGCAAAACCTATAAATCCACTTTGGCAGATATATGAATGGAATAGAGCTCCTGAATATGTAGAAAAAACTATCCTTCCTCCAAAGTTTGTGGCACAAATTGGGCAATAg
- the LOC120081479 gene encoding plant UBX domain-containing protein 7 isoform X2 produces the protein MEGVLSATDKQSMVSSFLEIAVGQTAETARQFLQATSWKLEDAIQLFYVGNEGGLAGPPPVPSPPSTNEQINSSTDHTSKKHVGAGTFGQYEDEVRPPLPVIREALYDDAMLYGTTMGYLPNESGSSIGFRNLQNEVKHHDVWESGEGAASTSGNSRDNLASLYRPPYHLMFNGSFEKAKGAACVQDKWLIVNLQSTKEFSSHMLNRDTWANEAVSQTITTNFIFWQVYDDSTEGQKVCTYYKLESIPAVLVIDPITGQKMHSWFGMVQPERLLEDLLPFMDGGPKDHHVTLSHKRPRESSLTPPKVREEDYEEDEEVQRALAVSLEGMKEAVKLSSEDKDAKVAEKEEEKCPTYPPLPEEPKGDRNLLCRIGVRLPNGRRCQRNFLRTDPIQLLWSFCASQLEDGETKPFKLTHAIPGATKSLDYDTQMTFEESGLANSMISVTWD, from the exons ATGGAAGGGGTGCTCTCAGCCACCGATAAGCAGAGTATGGTCTCCTCCTTCCTTGAGATTGCTGTGGGCCAAACTGCCGAGACTGCTAGACAATTTTTGCAG GCAACAAGTTGGAAGCTTGAGGATGCTATTCAGCTGTTTTATGTCGGTAATGAAGGAGGATTGGCTGGACCACCACCTGTACCTTCTCCTCCAAGTACAAATGAACAAATCAATTCTTCAACTGATCACACATCCAA AAAACATGTGGGAGCTGGAACGTTTGGGCAATATGAGGATGAGGTTCGCCCTCCCTTACCTGTTATAAGGGAAGCTCTTTATGATGATGCAATGTTGTATGG AACAACTATGGGCTATCTGCCAAATGAATCTGGTTCATCAATAGGGTTCCGGAACTTGCAAAATGAAGTGAAACATCATGATGTTTGGGAATCAGGAGAAGGTGCAGCATCCACAAGTGGCAATTCTCGAGATAATTTAGCTTCTTTATACCGCCCTCCTTACCATTTAATGTTCAATGGGTCCTTTGAAAAG GCAAAAGGTGCTGCCTGCGTCCAGGACAAGTGGCTGATAGTCAATCTGCAGTCTACCAAGGAATTCAGCTCGCACATG CTTAACCGGGATACATGGGCAAATGAAGCTGTTTCTCAAACCATTActaccaattttattttttggcaG GTGTATGATGATTCAACTGAAGGCCAAAAGGTTTGCACGTATTATAAACTAGAATCAATTCCTGCTGTCCTTGTCATTGATCCCATCACAGGGCAAAAAATGCACTCTTGGTTTGGAATGGTTCAACCTGAAAGGTTACTTGAG GATCTATTGCCCTTCATGGATGGAGGTCCAAAGGATCATCATGTTACCTTATCTCATAAACGTCCAAGGGAGAGTTCCTTGACTCCACCGAAAGTTAGAG AAGAGGATTACGAGGAGGATGAGGAAGTGCAACGTGCATTGGCAGTTTCTCTAGAAGGCATGAAGGAAGCAGTCAAATTGTCTTCTGAGGATAAGGATGCAAAAGTTGCtgagaaggaagaagagaagtGCCCAACTTATCCACCATTGCCTGAAGAACCCAAAGGTGACAGAAACCTTCTTTGCAGGATTGGTGTCCGTCTTCCTAATGGACGTCGATGCCAAAGGAATTTCCTCCGAACCGATCCAATTCAG TTGCTTTGGTCTTTCTGTGCTTCTCAGTTAGAGGATGGTGAGACAAAACCATTCAAATTGACGCATGCAATACCAGGAGCTACAAAGTCTCTGGACTATGATACCCAAATGACATTTGAGGAATCAGGGCTTGCGAATTCAATGATCTCTGTCACTTGGGACTGA
- the LOC120081479 gene encoding plant UBX domain-containing protein 7 isoform X1 — translation MEGVLSATDKQSMVSSFLEIAVGQTAETARQFLQATSWKLEDAIQLFYVGNEGGLAGPPPVPSPPSTNEQINSSTDHTSNESRKHVGAGTFGQYEDEVRPPLPVIREALYDDAMLYGTTMGYLPNESGSSIGFRNLQNEVKHHDVWESGEGAASTSGNSRDNLASLYRPPYHLMFNGSFEKAKGAACVQDKWLIVNLQSTKEFSSHMLNRDTWANEAVSQTITTNFIFWQVYDDSTEGQKVCTYYKLESIPAVLVIDPITGQKMHSWFGMVQPERLLEDLLPFMDGGPKDHHVTLSHKRPRESSLTPPKVREEDYEEDEEVQRALAVSLEGMKEAVKLSSEDKDAKVAEKEEEKCPTYPPLPEEPKGDRNLLCRIGVRLPNGRRCQRNFLRTDPIQLLWSFCASQLEDGETKPFKLTHAIPGATKSLDYDTQMTFEESGLANSMISVTWD, via the exons ATGGAAGGGGTGCTCTCAGCCACCGATAAGCAGAGTATGGTCTCCTCCTTCCTTGAGATTGCTGTGGGCCAAACTGCCGAGACTGCTAGACAATTTTTGCAG GCAACAAGTTGGAAGCTTGAGGATGCTATTCAGCTGTTTTATGTCGGTAATGAAGGAGGATTGGCTGGACCACCACCTGTACCTTCTCCTCCAAGTACAAATGAACAAATCAATTCTTCAACTGATCACACATCCAA TGAATCTAGAAAACATGTGGGAGCTGGAACGTTTGGGCAATATGAGGATGAGGTTCGCCCTCCCTTACCTGTTATAAGGGAAGCTCTTTATGATGATGCAATGTTGTATGG AACAACTATGGGCTATCTGCCAAATGAATCTGGTTCATCAATAGGGTTCCGGAACTTGCAAAATGAAGTGAAACATCATGATGTTTGGGAATCAGGAGAAGGTGCAGCATCCACAAGTGGCAATTCTCGAGATAATTTAGCTTCTTTATACCGCCCTCCTTACCATTTAATGTTCAATGGGTCCTTTGAAAAG GCAAAAGGTGCTGCCTGCGTCCAGGACAAGTGGCTGATAGTCAATCTGCAGTCTACCAAGGAATTCAGCTCGCACATG CTTAACCGGGATACATGGGCAAATGAAGCTGTTTCTCAAACCATTActaccaattttattttttggcaG GTGTATGATGATTCAACTGAAGGCCAAAAGGTTTGCACGTATTATAAACTAGAATCAATTCCTGCTGTCCTTGTCATTGATCCCATCACAGGGCAAAAAATGCACTCTTGGTTTGGAATGGTTCAACCTGAAAGGTTACTTGAG GATCTATTGCCCTTCATGGATGGAGGTCCAAAGGATCATCATGTTACCTTATCTCATAAACGTCCAAGGGAGAGTTCCTTGACTCCACCGAAAGTTAGAG AAGAGGATTACGAGGAGGATGAGGAAGTGCAACGTGCATTGGCAGTTTCTCTAGAAGGCATGAAGGAAGCAGTCAAATTGTCTTCTGAGGATAAGGATGCAAAAGTTGCtgagaaggaagaagagaagtGCCCAACTTATCCACCATTGCCTGAAGAACCCAAAGGTGACAGAAACCTTCTTTGCAGGATTGGTGTCCGTCTTCCTAATGGACGTCGATGCCAAAGGAATTTCCTCCGAACCGATCCAATTCAG TTGCTTTGGTCTTTCTGTGCTTCTCAGTTAGAGGATGGTGAGACAAAACCATTCAAATTGACGCATGCAATACCAGGAGCTACAAAGTCTCTGGACTATGATACCCAAATGACATTTGAGGAATCAGGGCTTGCGAATTCAATGATCTCTGTCACTTGGGACTGA